In a single window of the Cucumis melo cultivar AY chromosome 11, USDA_Cmelo_AY_1.0, whole genome shotgun sequence genome:
- the LOC103499715 gene encoding protein DETOXIFICATION 46, chloroplastic-like isoform X2 yields the protein MADLSLSLLPFSFHPPKMPFKFLHSPSPSSTIPQIHIPKFPNPLYHSRPSFSFTPTIPFPNSLSSPLPVNVSSPITRRFSLPHDDHEREVSSIEIVSETENGVQGNEQLLATGIKDLESQGLLNQMKEIVTFTGPAIGLWICGPLMSLIDTAVIGQGSAVELAALGPATVLCDYTSYVFMFLSIATSNMVATALAKQDKNEVQHHISVLLFVGLMSGLLMLLVTKLLGSLALTAFVGTKNPGIIPAANKYMQIRGLAWPAILVGWVAQSASLGMKDSWGPLKALAVASIVNGIGDVVLCMVLGYGIAGAAWATMASQVIAAYMMIEQLNKKGYSGYSLSVPSPGEFLSILGLAAPVFITLMSKIVFYTLLIYHATSVGTYTMAAHQVMSQTFYMCSVLGEPLSQTAQSFMPGFIHGVNRSLDKARMLLKSLLIIGGIFGLVLGIIGTLVPWLFPNLFTPEVKIIQEMHKVLIPYFLALLIMPATLCLEGTLLAGRDLKFISLSMCGCLSFGALLLLIVNNRGYGLAGCWCALVGFQWRSSACPLSQWSALL from the exons ATGGCGGATCTTTCGCTCTCTCTCCTTCCCTTCAGTTTTCACCCGCCAAAAATGCCTTTCAAATTCCTCCATTCCCCTTCACCTTCTTCAACCATTCCTCAAATCCATATCCCAAAATTCCCCAATCCTCTCTATCACTCTCGCCCTTCCTTCTCCTTCACCCCCACCATTCCCTTTCCTAATTCCCTTTCCTCCCCTTTACCCGTCAATGTATCGTCGCCGATTACCCGCCGTTTCTCGCTTCCTCACGATGATCACGAGCGGGAAGTCAGCAGCATCGAGATTGTGAGCGAAACCGAGAATGGAGTACAGGGAAATGAGCAGTTATTGGCGACTGGAATTAAAGATTTGGAGAGCCAAGGGTTGTTGAATCAGATGAAGGAGATTGTAACGTTTACTGGACCTGCTATTGGGTTGTGGATTTGTGGACCATTGATGAGTCTCATTGACACTGCGGTTATAGGCCAGGGGAGCGCCGTTGAGCTTGCTGCTTTAG GCCCAGCAACAGTTTTATGTGATTATACGAGCTATGTGTTCATGTTTCTTAGTATCGCAACTTCAAATATGGTAGCTACGGCCCTTGCTAAACAG GATAAGAACGAAGTGCAGCATCACATATCAGTATTGCTATTTGTTGGGCTGATGTCTGGTTTGTTGATGCTCTTAGTTACCAAATTATTGGGTTCATTGGCGTTAACTG CTTTTGTGGGGACAAAGAATCCAGGCATCATACCTGCAGCGAACAAGTATATGCAG ATTCGAGGTTTGGCATGGCCTGCAATTCTCGTTGGATGGGTTGCTCAGAGTGCAAG TCTTGGCATGAAAGATTCCTGGGGACCTCTGAAAGCATTGGCAGTTGCGAGTATTGTAAATGGCATAGGTGATGTGGTTCTATGCATGGTTTTAGGATATGGTATTGCTGGTGCTGCATGGGCAACTATGGCATCGCAG GTTATTGCAGCTTATATGATGATAGAGCAACTAAACAAGAAAGGATATAGCGGATATTCTCTATCTGTTCCCTCGCCCGGTGAATTTTTGTCAatacttggacttgctgctccTGTATTTATAACACTGATGTCAAAG ATAGTGTTTTATACTCTCCTCATCTATCATGCTACGTCTGTAGGCACATACACCATGGCTGCTCATCAG GTCATGAGTCAAACGTTCTACATGTGTAGCGTATTGGGTGAGCCTCTTTCTCAAACTGCACAATCATTCATGCCTGGATTCATACATGGAGTGAATCGTAGTTTGGATAAG GCTCGGATGCTACTCAAGTCACTCTTGATCATAGGAGGTATCTTTGGTTTGGTATTAGGGATTATTGGAACGTTAGTTCCTTGGTTGTTCCCTAATCTCTTTACACCTGAAGTGAAGATTATTCAAGAG ATGCATAAAGTGTTGATTCCATATTTCTTGGCCCTACTCATAATGCCTGCAACCCTTTGCTTAGAAGGGACGTTATTG GCTGGACGAGACCTAAAGTTTATTAGTTTATCAATGTGTGGATGCCTTTCTTTTGGTGCCCTTCTATTGCTG ATTGTAAACAATAGGGGTTATGGTTTGGCAGGCTGCTGGTGTGCACTCGTCGGATTTCAATGG CGCTCTTCGGCGTGTCCTCTCTCCCAATGGAGTGCTTTACTCTAG
- the LOC103499716 gene encoding protein DETOXIFICATION 46, chloroplastic, which translates to MPFKILHSSSSSSLVPRFHCPSILKPFSPSSLPFTHPSLSSPTITFPSSSISSPLPPHFSSRNRRRFPILRVEIEREIGIEVQRDEQVLEIEGEELGNQGLLNQMKEIVTFTGPAIGLWICGPLMSLIDTAVIGQGSAVELAALGPATVLCDYTSYVFMFLSIATSNMVATALAKQDKNEVQHHISVLLFVGLVAGFLMLLSTKLLGSVALTAFVGTKNADIIPAANTYIQIRGLAWPAILTGWVAQSASLGMKDSWGPLKALAVASIVNGIGDVVLCMFLGYGIAGAAWATMASQVIAAYMMIETLNKKGYNGYSLSVPSSGEFLSILGLAAPVFLTMMSKVVFYSLLIYNATSMGTHTMAAHQVMIQTFCMCTVWGEPLSQTAQSFMPGLINGVNRSLDKAWMLLKSLLIIGAIFGLVLGTIGTSVPWLFPNLFTPEEKIIQEMHKVLIPYFLALVITPPTHSLEGTLLAGRDLKYISLSMTGCLSLGALVLLIISSRGYGLTGCWYALVGFQWARFLSALRRILSPDGVLYSSDLSHNELEKLKAA; encoded by the exons ATGCCTTTCAAAATCctccattcttcttcttcttcttcactcgTTCCTCGATTCCATTGCCCCAGTATTCTCAAACCATTCTCTCCCTCTTCCTTACCCTTCACTCATCCATCTCTCTCCTCCCCCACCATTACCTTTCCTTCCTCTTCCATTTCCTCCCCTTTACCTCCCCATTTCTCGTCGCGGAATCGCCGCCGATTCCCGATTCTTCGCGTTGAGATTGAGAGAGAAATTGGCATTGAAGTACAAAGAGATGAACAAGTATTGGAGATTGAAGGAGAAGAATTGGGGAACCAAGGGTTGTTGAATCAGATGAAGGAGATTGTAACGTTTACTGGGCCTGCTATTGGATTGTGGATTTGTGGACCGTTGATGAGTCTCATTGACACTGCGGTTATTGGCCAGGGAAGCGCTGTTGAGCTTGCTGCTTTag GCCCTGCGACAGTTTTATGTGATTATACGAGCTATGTGTTTATGTTTCTCAGTATCGCAACTTCAAACATGGTAGCCACGGCCCTTGCCAAACAG GATAAAAACGAAGTTCAGCATCACATATCTGTATTGCTGTTTGTTGGATTAGTGGCTGGCTTCTTGATGCTCTTAAGTACCAAACTATTGGGCTCGGTGGCCCTAACTG CTTTTGTGGGGACAAAGAATGCAGACATCATACCTGCAGCAAATACCTACATTCAG ATTCGAGGTTTGGCATGGCCCGCAATTCTTACTGGCTGGGTCGCTCAAAGTGCAAG TCTTGGCATGAAAGATTCCTGGGGACCTTTGAAGGCTTTGGCAGTTGCGAGTATTGTAAATGGTATAGGTGATGTGGTCCTATGCATGTTTTTAGGATATGGGATTGCTGGTGCTGCGTGGGCAACTATGGCATCACAG GTTATTGCAGCTTATATGATGATAGAAACACTGAATAAGAAAGGATACAACGGATATTCTCTATCAGTTCCCTCGTCTGGTGAATTTTTGTCAATACTTGGCCTTGCTGCTCCTGTATTTCTAACAATGATGTCAAAG gtGGTTTTTTATTCTCTCCTCATTTATAACGCTACATCAATGGGCACTCACACCATGGCTGCTCATCAG GTTATGATTCAAACATTTTGTATGTGTACCGTTTGGGGTGAACCGCTTTCTCAAACTGCTCAATCATTTATGCCTGGGTTGATAAATGGAGTGAATCGTAGTTTGGATAAG GCTTGGATGTTGCTAAAGTCACTATTGATCATAGGAGCcatatttggtttggtattagGGACTATTGGAACATCAGTTCCTTGGTTGTTCCCCAATCTTTTCACACCGGAAGAGAAGATTATTCAGGAG ATGCATAAAGTGTTGATTCCATATTTCTTGGCTCTAGTCATAACCCCCCCGACTCATAGCTTAGAAGGGACATTATTG GCTGGACGAGACCTAAAATATATTAGTTTGTCAATGACTGGCTGCCTTTCTCTTGGTGCCCTCGTATTATTG ATTATTAGCTCTAGAGG
- the LOC103499715 gene encoding protein DETOXIFICATION 46, chloroplastic-like isoform X1, which produces MADLSLSLLPFSFHPPKMPFKFLHSPSPSSTIPQIHIPKFPNPLYHSRPSFSFTPTIPFPNSLSSPLPVNVSSPITRRFSLPHDDHEREVSSIEIVSETENGVQGNEQLLATGIKDLESQGLLNQMKEIVTFTGPAIGLWICGPLMSLIDTAVIGQGSAVELAALGPATVLCDYTSYVFMFLSIATSNMVATALAKQDKNEVQHHISVLLFVGLMSGLLMLLVTKLLGSLALTAFVGTKNPGIIPAANKYMQIRGLAWPAILVGWVAQSASLGMKDSWGPLKALAVASIVNGIGDVVLCMVLGYGIAGAAWATMASQVIAAYMMIEQLNKKGYSGYSLSVPSPGEFLSILGLAAPVFITLMSKIVFYTLLIYHATSVGTYTMAAHQVMSQTFYMCSVLGEPLSQTAQSFMPGFIHGVNRSLDKARMLLKSLLIIGGIFGLVLGIIGTLVPWLFPNLFTPEVKIIQEMHKVLIPYFLALLIMPATLCLEGTLLAGRDLKFISLSMCGCLSFGALLLLIVNNRGYGLAGCWCALVGFQWARFFSALRRVLSPNGVLYSSDVSHYEVVKQKAA; this is translated from the exons ATGGCGGATCTTTCGCTCTCTCTCCTTCCCTTCAGTTTTCACCCGCCAAAAATGCCTTTCAAATTCCTCCATTCCCCTTCACCTTCTTCAACCATTCCTCAAATCCATATCCCAAAATTCCCCAATCCTCTCTATCACTCTCGCCCTTCCTTCTCCTTCACCCCCACCATTCCCTTTCCTAATTCCCTTTCCTCCCCTTTACCCGTCAATGTATCGTCGCCGATTACCCGCCGTTTCTCGCTTCCTCACGATGATCACGAGCGGGAAGTCAGCAGCATCGAGATTGTGAGCGAAACCGAGAATGGAGTACAGGGAAATGAGCAGTTATTGGCGACTGGAATTAAAGATTTGGAGAGCCAAGGGTTGTTGAATCAGATGAAGGAGATTGTAACGTTTACTGGACCTGCTATTGGGTTGTGGATTTGTGGACCATTGATGAGTCTCATTGACACTGCGGTTATAGGCCAGGGGAGCGCCGTTGAGCTTGCTGCTTTAG GCCCAGCAACAGTTTTATGTGATTATACGAGCTATGTGTTCATGTTTCTTAGTATCGCAACTTCAAATATGGTAGCTACGGCCCTTGCTAAACAG GATAAGAACGAAGTGCAGCATCACATATCAGTATTGCTATTTGTTGGGCTGATGTCTGGTTTGTTGATGCTCTTAGTTACCAAATTATTGGGTTCATTGGCGTTAACTG CTTTTGTGGGGACAAAGAATCCAGGCATCATACCTGCAGCGAACAAGTATATGCAG ATTCGAGGTTTGGCATGGCCTGCAATTCTCGTTGGATGGGTTGCTCAGAGTGCAAG TCTTGGCATGAAAGATTCCTGGGGACCTCTGAAAGCATTGGCAGTTGCGAGTATTGTAAATGGCATAGGTGATGTGGTTCTATGCATGGTTTTAGGATATGGTATTGCTGGTGCTGCATGGGCAACTATGGCATCGCAG GTTATTGCAGCTTATATGATGATAGAGCAACTAAACAAGAAAGGATATAGCGGATATTCTCTATCTGTTCCCTCGCCCGGTGAATTTTTGTCAatacttggacttgctgctccTGTATTTATAACACTGATGTCAAAG ATAGTGTTTTATACTCTCCTCATCTATCATGCTACGTCTGTAGGCACATACACCATGGCTGCTCATCAG GTCATGAGTCAAACGTTCTACATGTGTAGCGTATTGGGTGAGCCTCTTTCTCAAACTGCACAATCATTCATGCCTGGATTCATACATGGAGTGAATCGTAGTTTGGATAAG GCTCGGATGCTACTCAAGTCACTCTTGATCATAGGAGGTATCTTTGGTTTGGTATTAGGGATTATTGGAACGTTAGTTCCTTGGTTGTTCCCTAATCTCTTTACACCTGAAGTGAAGATTATTCAAGAG ATGCATAAAGTGTTGATTCCATATTTCTTGGCCCTACTCATAATGCCTGCAACCCTTTGCTTAGAAGGGACGTTATTG GCTGGACGAGACCTAAAGTTTATTAGTTTATCAATGTGTGGATGCCTTTCTTTTGGTGCCCTTCTATTGCTG ATTGTAAACAATAGGGGTTATGGTTTGGCAGGCTGCTGGTGTGCACTCGTCGGATTTCAATGG GCTCGGTTTTTTAGCGCTCTTCGGCGTGTCCTCTCTCCCAATGGAGTGCTTTACTCTAGTGATGTAAGCCATTATGAAGTGGTAAAGCAAAAGGCTGCATAG